A DNA window from Brassica napus cultivar Da-Ae chromosome A4, Da-Ae, whole genome shotgun sequence contains the following coding sequences:
- the LOC106366952 gene encoding fasciclin-like arabinogalactan protein 16 yields the protein MDFSNSFSKLLLLLIATSIATALPENKPTSGQINSNSVLVALLDSHYTELAELVEKALLLQTLEEAVGRHNITIFAPRNDALERNLDPQFKSFLLEPRNLKSLQSLLMFHILPRRISSPQWPSLSHHHRTLSNDHVHLTVDTTRRLKVDSAEIIRPDDVIRPDGIIHGIERLLIPRSVQEDFNRRRSLRSISAVLPEGAPEVDPRTHRLKKPAPVPAGAPPVLPVYDAMSPGPSLAPAPAPGPGGPRHHFNGEAQVKDFIHTLLHYGGYNEMADILVNLTSLATEMGRLVSEGYVLTVLAPNDEAMAKLTTDQLSEPGAPEQIVYYHIIPEYQTEESMYNAVRRFGKVKYDSLRFPHKVLAQEADGSVKFGHGEGSAYLFDPDIYTDGRISVQGIDGVLFPMKETPATEIKPAAPVVKKVAKSRRGKLMEIACRMMGSRFIPC from the exons ATGGACTTCTCCAATAGCTTCTCAAAGCTCCTTCTCCTCCTCATAGCCACCTCCATCGCCACCGCATTACCCGAAAACAAACCCACCTCGGGTCAAATAAACTCAAACTCAGTCCTCGTAGCTCTCCTCGACTCTCACTACACAGAGCTAGCCGAGCTAGTGGAGAAAGCTCTCCTCCTCCAAACCCTCGAAGAAGCAGTTGGTCGACACAACATCACAATCTTCGCACCACGCAACGATGCCTTGGAACGTAACCTCGACCCTCAATTCAAATCTTTCTTGCTCGAACCAAGAAACCTCAAATCGTTACAATCTCTCTTGATGTTCCACATTCTCCCTCGTCGTATATCTTCTCCTCAGTGGCCTTCTCTCTCTCATCACCACCGTACACTCTCCAACGACCATGTCCACCTCACCGTCGACACTACTCGCCGGTTAAAAGTAGACTCCGCTGAGATCATCCGTCCAGATGACGTCATTAGACCAGACGGCATCATCCATGGCATCGAGCGTCTTCTCATCCCTCGTTCTGTTCAAGAAGACTTCAACCGCCGCCGTAGTCTCCGTTCAATCTCCGCCGTTTTACCAGAAGGAGCTCCGGAGGTTGATCCAAGAACCCACCGTCTCAAGAAACCAGCTCCAGTCCCCGCCGGAGCCCCTCCAGTCCTCCCAGTCTACGACGCCATGTCACCAG GTCCTTCTCTTGCTCCGGCTCCAGCTCCTGGACCAGGAGGTCCACGTCACCACTTCAACGGCGAGGCTCAAGTCAAAGACTTCATCCACACTCTCTTGCATTACGGTGGCTACAACGAGATGGCTGACATTCTCGTCAACTTAACTTCCCTAGCCACCGAGATGGGTCGTCTCGTCTCGGAAGGTTACGTTTTAACAGTCTTGGCTCCTAACGACGAGGCCATGGCTAAGCTCACAACGGATCAGTTGAGCGAGCCAGGTGCTCCTGAACAGATTGTTTATTACCATATCATACCAGAGTATCAGACAGAAGAGAGTATGTACAACGCAGTACGAAGATTCGGGAAGGTGAAGTATGATTCATTGAGATTCCCACACAAAGTGTTGGCTCAAGAAGCTGATGGTTCTGTTAAGTTCGGACACGGTGAAGGCTCAGCTTATTTGTTCGACCCTGATATCTACACCGACGGTCGGATATCAGTTCAGGGTATTGATGGTGTCTTGTTTCCGATGAAGGAGACACCGGCAACGGAGATTAAACCAGCTGCTCCGGTCGTTAAGAAAGTTGCTAAATCAAGAAGag GTAAATTGATGGAGATAGCTTGTAGAATGATGGGATCACGGTTCATCCCGTGTTAA
- the LOC106371896 gene encoding F-box protein At2g14710-like: MDSTKKTEDIAAHEKKHLPWELIEEILSRVSPISLVRFKTVCKRWNAILDDKTFINNHKDTFGFILKSKSKIYSVSIDPKIVVRELITLDVPGLESQKPKFWIDYDEFMICHTDKGTAVWNPWLKQISTWIRHPRFEFVGICYDRSNWTSIWGNYNVWIIHDFAFVAWKHVTSGDCDERKIQLKTMHSEIGGSLNGSLFWIAYRDETDPLYCLCRFDFYKERFYTFCDLPCGMTHPRDALVVRFFKGDRFLVLKQCHVTKKIEIWVTKNKVDVEDGRDVVWVSFMTFSIPNFPSLVQAEPYSHQQPSYYIDDKRLVMCSCDENGQAWIYVLGENKLISIVQLDSVVDPWPSHCTYFPSLVPVPREKKMKQNYKFNFI; this comes from the coding sequence ATGGATTCAACTAAAAAAACAGAAGATATAGCGGCGCATGAGAAGAAGCACCTTCCATGGGAGTTGATTGAAGAGATACTCTCTCGTGTCTCTCCTATCTCTCTTGTCCGCTTCAAAACTGTTTGCAAACGATGGAACGCTATCTTGGACGACAAGACATtcatcaacaaccacaaagatacgtTTGGGTTCATCCTAAAATCCAAATCCAAGATCTATTCAGTAAGCATCGATCCCAAGATAGTGGTGCGTGAGCTAATAACATTGGATGTTCCCGGTTTAGAATCTCAGAAACCTAAGTTCTGGATTGATTACGACGAGTTCATGATATGTCATACGGATAAAGGAACCGCAGTTTGGAATCCGTGGTTAAAACAAATTAGTACATGGATTAGACATCCTAGGTTTGAGTTTGTCGGCATATGTTATGATCGTAGTAATTGGACAAGCATTTGGGGAAATTATAACGTGTGGATAATCCATGACTTTGCGTTCGTTGCGTGGAAACACGTTACATCCGGTGATTGTGACGAGAGAAAAATACAACTTAAAACTATGCATTCTGAAATTGGTGGATCGTTGAACGGCTCTTTGTTTTGGATCGCTTATCGTGACGAGACAGATCCCTTGTACTGTTTATGTAGATTTGATTTTTACAAGGAAAGATTCTACACATTTTGTGATCTACCATGTGGGATGACCCATCCTCGCGATGCGCTTGTCGTTAGGTTCTTCAAGGGAGAtcggtttttggttttgaaACAATGCCATGTAACAAAGAAGATTGAGATTTGGGTGACCAAGAACAAGGTTGACGTTGAGGATGGCCGTGATGTTGTTTGGGTGAGTTTCATGACTTTTTCAATCCCTAACTTTCCGAGTTTAGTACAGGCTGAACCCTACTCTCATCAGCAGCCAAGTTACTACATCGACGATAAAAGGCTTGTCATGTGTTCTTGCGATGAAAATGGCCAGGCTTGGATTTATGTTTTGGGGGAAAACAAGTTGATCAGCATAGTTCAGTTAGATTCTGTGGTTGATCCCTGGCCTTCTCATTGCACTTATTTTCCCAGCTTGGTCCCGGTtcctcgagaaaaaaaaatgaagcagAATTacaagtttaattttatttga
- the LOC106450228 gene encoding calcium-dependent protein kinase 25-like — MGNVCIHMVNNCVDTKSNTWVRPTDLIMDHPVKPQLPDKPPQQMLMHKDDDKPKLETSGEDPKLLEASDSHQEQQEGSTSEERKKRAARIACGNSKRKPHNVKRLMSAGLQAESVLKTKTGHLKEYYNLGSKLGHGQFGTTFVCTEKGTGEEYACKSIPKRKLENEEDVEDVRREIEIMKHLLGQPNVISIKGAYEDAVAVHMVMELCRGGELFDRIVERGHYSERKAAHLAKVILGVVQTCHSLGVMHRDLKPENFLFVDDQEDSPLKAIDFGLSMFVKPGENFSDVVGSPYYIAPEILNKDYGPEADIWSAGVMIYVLLSGSAPFWGETEEEIFNEVLEGELDLSSDPWPQVSESAKDLIRKMLERDPKKRLTAQQVLGHPWIRDEGNAPDTPLDATVLNRLKKFSETDKLKKIALQVTVERLSEEKIRSLRETFKIIDSEKSGKVTYKELKSILERFDTNLDNSDISGLMQMPMNEHLEDTVDYEEFIAAIVRLKELQDEEANDRLDSSTKV, encoded by the exons ATGGGGAATGTATGTATTCATATGGTCAACAATTGTGTGGATACGAAATCAAACACATGGGTTCGTCCCACAGATCTCATCATGGATCATCCAGTGAAGCCGCAGCTCCCAGACAAGCCTCCTCAACAGATGCTGATGCACAAAGATGATGATAAACCCAAGCTTGAGACTAGTGGAGAAGACCCTAAGTTACTTGAAGCGAGTGATTCTCATCAGGAACAACAAGAAGGAAGCACGAGTGAAGAGAGGAAGAAGCGTGCGGCGAGGATAGCGTGTGGGAACAGCAAGAGAAAGCCTCACAACGTGAAGAGACTTATGAGCGCAGGGTTGCAAGCGGAGTCTGTGTTGAAAACGAAGACAGGGCATTTGAAGGAATACTATAACTTGGGGAGCAAGTTAGGTCACGGGCAGTTCGGGACGACGTTTGTTTGTACAGAGAAAGGAACGGGAGAGGAGTACGCGTGCAAGTCGATACCAAAGAGGAAGCTGGAGAACGAAGAAGACGTGGAGGACGTGAGAAGAGAGATTGAGATAATGAAACATTTGTTAGGTCAGCCTAACGTGATCTCCATCAAAGGAGCTTATGAAGACGCGGTGGCTGTTCATATGGTGATGGAGCTGTGCAGAGGAGGTGAGCTGTTTGATAGGATAGTGGAGAGAGGGCATTACTCCGAGAGGAAAGCTGCTCACTTGGCTAAGGTTATACTTGGTGTGGTTCAGACTTGTCATTCCTTAGGTGTGATGCATAGAGATCTTAAACCTGAGAACTTTCTATTTGTTGATGATCAAGAGGATTCGCCTCTTAAGGCTATTGATTTTGGGTTGTCTATGTTCGTCAAGCCTG GAGAAAACTTCAGTGATGTGGTTGGGAGTCCATACTACATTGCACCTGAAATTCTGAACAAGGACTATGGTCCTGAAGCAGATATTTGGAGCGCCGGTGTGATGATTTATGTGCTACTCTCTGGCTCAGCTCCTTTTTGGGGTG AAACTGAAGAGGAAATCTTCAATGAGGTTCTGGAGGGTGAGCTTGATTTGTCATCAGATCCTTGGCCACAAGTCTCTGAAAGCGCGAAAGATTTGATCAGAAAGATGCTTGAAAGAGACCCTAAAAAAAGACTCACTGCTCAACAAGTGTTGG gcCATCCATGGATTAGAGATGAAGGAAATGCACCAGATACACCGCTTGACGCAACTGTGTTGAATCGCTTGAAGAAGTTTTCAGAAACAGACAAGCTCAAGAAAATAGCTTTACAG GTGACTGTGGAAAGGCTTTCCGAAGAAAAGATTCGCAGTCTTAGAGAAACCTTCAAGATTATAGACAGTGAGAAGAGTGGGAAAGTAACTTATAAAGAACTCAAAAGCATTCTTGAAAGGTTTGACACAAATCTTGACAACTCTGACATCAGCGGTCTTATGCAAATGCCA ATGAATGAGCATTTAGAAGACACCGTAGACTACGAGGAGTTCATTGCGGCGATTGTTAGACTTAAAGAATTGCAAGACGAGGAAGCAAACGATCGTTTAGATTCATCAACAAAAGTGTAA
- the LOC106384193 gene encoding fra a 1-associated protein-like has translation MGWVWRDDDASSSNAGGNDVTNHQPPGDPAADVNCSTSTVVRSKCKTEEVEPGKFVRKCDKTEEILRHCFGKPSEVVQSTTEHTEEDVTDQMVRGSSLPNQFEENPLNFPGLRSDLDDIERHFFTGIKGFFEAAEEMRSSLFDIMEDQDHHSTTRRGIPIEDHPKIEEHRSKDENVTATRQPFSSGDIDLSGLAKDV, from the exons ATGGGTTGGGTCTGGAGAGACGACGATGCATCCTCTTCCAACGCCGGTGGTAACGATGTCACCAATCATCAACCACCCGGAGATCCCGCCGCCGACGTTAATTGCTCCACCTCCACGGTGGTTAGATCGAAGTGCAAGACGGAGGAGGTCGAGCCTGGGAAGTTCGTGAGGAAGTGCGACAAAACCGAGGAGATCCTTCGCCACTGTTTCGGAAA GCCATCTGAAGTTGTTCAATCCACCACAGAGCACACAGAAGAAGATGTCACAGACCAGATGGTACgtggatcttctctcccaaaccAGTTCGAGGAGAATCCCCTAAACTTTCCAGGACTCCGCAGCGATCTAGACGACATCGAACGCCACTTCTTTACCGGAATTAAAGGTTTCTTCGAAGCAGCAGAAGAGATGAGAAGCAGCTTGTTTGATATCATGGAAGACCAAGACCATCACTCAACCACCAGGAGAGGGATACCCATCGAAGACCATCCGAAGATAGAGGAGCATCGCAGCAAAGACGAAAACGTCACGGCCACGAGACAGCCATTCTCCTCGGGAGATATTGATCTCTCGGGCTTGGCCAAGGACGTTTGA
- the LOC106448901 gene encoding lysine-specific demethylase JMJ15-like: MVLAAESRIKEEKEDTNVGPPNIPRHPEVLARWDPAKARRPDIAEAPVFYPSLEEFEDTVAYIEKIRPSAEPYGICRIVPPLKWSPPFRLREKSIWEGIKFPTRVQDVELLQNRGPVKQKQKKKPKVRKRKRSSSSKRPPSSVPASVSSPEEEEAFGFNSGPDFTLEEFEKYARCFKESYFESKEGNAPSVEETEGEYWRIVEQATDDVEVYYGADLENKVLGSGFERGDTSGWNLNNLPRLSGSLLSFERGDISGVLVPWVYVGMCFSTFCWHVEDHHLYSINYNHFGEPKVWYGVPGTHATSLEKAMRKHLPDLFEETPDLLHGLVTQFSPSILKDEGVPVYRAVQRAGEYVLTFPRAYHAGFNSGFNCAEAVNVATVDWLSHGQNAVELLSDENKKTSVSHDKLLLGAAYEAVRSLSGGGGDSGKSLAWRCFCGKNGTLTKAVETRLRMEEGRIKALGSGFNLIKMEKDFDSNCERDCVKCCYDLHLTASGCNKCSPGEYACTKHANELCSCEGNDRFVLLRHTVDELRSLVRALEGEAEHLKTWASKVKEPRGFDLNLEYQVDGEFDNTSDARHDASMLNFAAYVQSSTGTIIRN, translated from the exons ATGGTTCTTGCAGCAGAATCTCGGATCAAAGAG GAAAAGGAGGACACCAATGTAGGACCTCCTAATATCCCCCGTCATCCAGAG GTTCTTGCTAGATGGGATCCAGCTAAAGCACGGAGGCCAGACATTGCTGAAGCGCCAGTATTCTACCCTTCATTAGAG GAGTTTGAAGATACAGTTGCTTACATAGAAAAAATACGTCCCTCAGCTGAACCATATGGTATTTGCCGTATCGTACCACCCTTGAAATGGTCTCCTCCTTTTCGGCTTAGAGAGAAAAGTATATGGGAGGGTATAAAGTTCCCCACCCGGGTTCAGGACGTGGAGCTGCTTCAGAACAGAGGGCCTGTGAagcagaagcagaagaagaaacctAAGGTAAGAAAACGGAAACGAAGTTCCTCCTCCAAGAGACCTCCTAGCTCCGTTCCCGCTTCGGTTTCGTCTCCCGAGGAAGAAGAGGCATTTGGTTTCAACTCTGGCCCAGACTTCACTCTTGAGGAGTTTGAGAAGTACGCTCGGTGTTTCAAGGAATCCTATTTCGAAAGTAAAGAAGGTAACGCTCCGTCGGTTGAAGAGACTGAAGGAGAGTACTGGAGGATTGTAGAGCAAGCAACCGATGACGTCGAGGTATATTATGGAGCTGACTTAGAGAACAAGGTTCTTGGAAGTGGATTCGAGAGAGGAGACACTTCTGGTTGGAACCTTAACAACTTGCCTCGTCTCTCGGGCTCTTTGCTATCATTCGAGCGTGGAGACATCTCGGGCGTTCTCGTGCCATGGGTCTATGTTGGGATGTGTTTCTCAACCTTTTGCTgg CATGTGGAGGACCATCACTTATACTCAATAAACTATAATCACTTTGGCGAGCCAAAAGTGTGGTACGGAGTTCCTGGAACCCATGCAACGTCACTAGAGAAGGCCATGAGGAAACATTTACCAGATCTTTTCGAGGAAACACCTGATCTACTCCATGGACTCGTCACTCAGTTCTCACCATCCATTTTGAAAGACGAGGGAGTTCCGGTTTATCGCGCGGTTCAGCGTGCAGGGGAGTATGTTCTCACATTCCCTAGGGCGTATCACGCCGGTTTCAACTCCGGTTTCAACTGTGCAGAAGCTGTGAACGTCGCTACCGTTGACTGGTTATCTCACGGACAGAACGCTGTGGAGTTATTGAGTGATGAGAACAAGAAAACGTCTGTGTCTCATGACAAGCTTCTCCTTGGAGCAGCTTACGAAGCTGTTAGGTCCTTGTCAGGTGGTGGGGGAGATAGTGGAAAGAGCTTAGCATGGAGATGCTTCTGCGGGAAGAACGGGACTCTTACTAAGGCAGTGGAGACTCGGTTACGTATGGAAGAAGGAAGGATTAAGGCTCTTGGAAGCGGTTTCAATTTGATAAAGATGGAGAAGGACTTTGATTCGAACTGCGAGAGGGACTGCGTAAAGTGCTGTTATGACTTGCATCTCACGGCATCTGGCTGCAACAAATGCTCTCCTGGAGAGTATGCTTGCACTAAGCACGCTAACGAGCTTTGTTCATGCGAAGGGAATGATCGGTTTGTACTTCTTCGTCACACCGTAGATGAGTTGAGATCGTTGGTTAGAGCGTTGGAAGGCGAAGCAGAGCATCTAAAGACTTGGGCTTCCAAGGTTAAAGAACCTAGAGGTTTTGATCTGAACCTTGAGTATC